A single genomic interval of Zunongwangia sp. HGR-M22 harbors:
- the mutS gene encoding DNA mismatch repair protein MutS, whose product MKQYLAIKVKYPDAMLLFRVGDFYETFGADAVVAARILNIVLTNRNNGGERSELAGFPHHSLNTYLPKLVKAGQRVAICDQLEDPKMTKKIVKRGVTELVTPGVALSDEVLNSKSNNFLCAIHYGKRNLGISFLDVSTGEFLTAQGTQEYIDKLLQNFNPSEVLIQKKYKKNFASDFGEDYHVFYLEDWVFKNDFASETLNSHFKTASLKGFGVAHLEEGIIASGSILHYLAETQHNKLQHITAINRIAEEEYVWMDRFTIRNLELYHSTAANAVTLLDVIDKTISPMGGRLLKRWLALPLKNSEKIKKRHEVVGYLLEHPEVLYKIQEQVKEMSDLERLISKVATGKVSPREVIQLKNSLEAIIPVKETALGCENEALKVIGDNLHACELLRSKIKESINEEAPVLVQKGNVIARGFHKELDELRDIAFSGKDYLDNMLERESAATGITSLKIGNNNVYGYYIEVRNTHKDKVPAEWVRKQTLVNAERYITEELKEYEAKILGAEEKILQLEQDLFSKLVLWMSDYIQPVQQNAQLIAQLDCLCSFAQQAKIEQYCKPEIEEGFELQIEDGRHPVIEKQLPIGESYVTNSVFLDREEQQVIMITGPNMSGKSAILRQTALIVLMAQMGSFVPAKSANIGLVDKIFTRVGASDNISMGESTFMVEMNETANILNNISERSLVLLDEIGRGTSTYDGISIAWAISEYLHEHPSRPKTLFATHYHELNEMCDTFSRIKNYNVSVKELEDNVLFLRKLVPGGSEHSFGIHVAKMAGMPQQVLHRANKILKKLEQSHNMEESSEVLKKSAEEEMQLSFFNLDDPLLEDLRDELVSIDIDTLTPVEALMKLNEIKRMLSVKQKKKAENVKN is encoded by the coding sequence ATGAAACAGTATTTAGCGATAAAAGTTAAATATCCTGATGCAATGTTATTGTTTAGAGTAGGTGATTTTTATGAGACTTTTGGAGCCGATGCAGTGGTAGCTGCCAGAATTTTAAACATTGTGCTAACCAATAGAAATAACGGCGGCGAGCGAAGCGAGCTTGCAGGTTTTCCGCATCATTCTTTAAATACGTATTTGCCTAAGCTTGTAAAAGCAGGGCAGCGTGTGGCTATTTGCGATCAATTAGAAGATCCAAAAATGACCAAGAAGATCGTGAAGCGTGGAGTAACCGAACTTGTGACTCCGGGTGTAGCTTTAAGTGACGAGGTTTTAAATAGTAAATCGAATAATTTTCTTTGTGCGATACACTATGGAAAAAGAAATCTTGGTATCTCATTCTTGGATGTTTCTACGGGTGAATTTTTAACCGCGCAGGGAACGCAAGAATACATCGATAAACTGCTTCAGAATTTTAACCCGAGTGAAGTTTTAATTCAGAAGAAATATAAAAAGAATTTTGCTTCTGATTTTGGGGAAGATTATCATGTTTTTTACTTAGAAGATTGGGTCTTTAAAAACGACTTTGCTAGTGAAACCTTAAATAGTCATTTTAAAACGGCTTCTTTAAAAGGTTTTGGGGTTGCTCATTTAGAGGAAGGAATTATAGCTTCAGGATCGATTCTTCATTACCTTGCCGAAACTCAGCATAACAAGCTTCAGCATATTACCGCGATAAATCGTATTGCAGAAGAAGAATATGTTTGGATGGATCGGTTTACTATACGGAATCTTGAATTATATCATAGTACAGCCGCCAATGCAGTAACCCTTCTAGATGTGATCGATAAGACGATTTCGCCTATGGGAGGCCGATTACTGAAACGTTGGCTGGCGCTGCCATTAAAAAATTCAGAAAAAATAAAGAAGCGCCACGAGGTTGTTGGCTATCTTTTAGAACATCCCGAGGTTTTATATAAGATACAGGAGCAGGTAAAAGAAATGAGCGATTTAGAACGTTTAATTTCAAAAGTAGCAACGGGTAAAGTTTCACCAAGAGAAGTAATTCAGCTTAAAAATTCCTTAGAAGCTATTATTCCGGTAAAGGAAACAGCTTTAGGATGCGAAAACGAAGCTTTAAAAGTGATTGGCGATAATTTACATGCCTGTGAATTACTTCGGTCTAAAATAAAGGAGAGCATTAACGAGGAGGCGCCGGTATTGGTACAAAAAGGAAATGTGATCGCAAGAGGATTTCATAAAGAACTGGACGAACTTCGTGATATTGCGTTTTCAGGAAAAGACTACCTGGATAATATGCTGGAGCGTGAAAGTGCGGCTACAGGTATTACTTCGCTGAAGATTGGAAATAACAATGTGTACGGCTATTATATCGAAGTGCGAAACACGCATAAAGATAAGGTGCCGGCCGAGTGGGTAAGAAAACAAACGCTGGTAAATGCGGAACGTTATATTACCGAAGAATTAAAAGAATACGAGGCTAAAATTTTAGGTGCCGAGGAGAAAATCCTGCAATTAGAACAGGACTTATTTTCGAAATTGGTGCTTTGGATGAGCGATTATATTCAGCCGGTACAGCAAAACGCGCAGTTGATTGCGCAATTGGACTGTTTATGTTCGTTTGCACAGCAGGCGAAGATCGAGCAATACTGTAAGCCTGAAATCGAGGAAGGCTTCGAGTTGCAAATTGAAGATGGTCGTCATCCGGTGATCGAAAAGCAATTGCCTATTGGCGAATCGTATGTGACCAACAGCGTTTTCTTAGATCGTGAAGAGCAGCAGGTGATTATGATTACCGGGCCAAATATGAGTGGTAAGTCGGCTATTTTGCGCCAAACCGCACTAATTGTACTAATGGCCCAAATGGGAAGTTTTGTGCCGGCAAAATCGGCTAATATCGGTTTAGTGGATAAGATTTTTACCAGGGTTGGCGCCAGTGATAATATCTCGATGGGCGAATCGACGTTTATGGTAGAAATGAACGAAACCGCTAATATTCTGAATAATATTTCTGAACGGAGTTTAGTACTTTTAGATGAAATTGGTCGTGGGACGAGTACCTATGACGGGATTTCGATTGCCTGGGCGATTAGTGAGTATCTGCACGAGCATCCATCACGCCCAAAAACGCTATTTGCGACGCATTATCACGAGTTAAATGAAATGTGTGATACCTTTAGCCGCATTAAGAATTATAATGTCTCTGTAAAGGAATTAGAGGATAATGTTCTTTTTCTACGGAAGCTCGTTCCCGGGGGGAGCGAACATAGTTTTGGGATTCATGTAGCAAAAATGGCGGGGATGCCACAACAGGTGTTACATAGGGCCAATAAGATCTTAAAAAAGCTGGAGCAAAGCCATAATATGGAAGAAAGCAGCGAAGTTTTAAAAAAATCTGCAGAAGAAGAGATGCAGCTTAGTTTTTTTAATCTGGACGACCCTTTGCTGGAAGATTTACGTGATGAATTGGTAAGTATTGATATTGATACACTTACGCCGGTAGAAGCGTTAATGAAGCTAAATGAGATTAAGCGAATGCTCTCGGTAAAACAAAAAAAGAAGGCCGAAAACGTAAAAAATTAA
- a CDS encoding tyrosine-type recombinase/integrase, translating to MKNKDKNENVPRNVPRNSIIELEISMAKKRYSIPKLYIPRVNGKPTVAPGKRWYVYIHWRSNPDGPLDKKFTFTKKINRLKTIKERRAAGKHLASILSLALERGWVPDTEERKSKKAKHRGPQMTLATAMEYAYKIKLKSGKKESTLNGYEFHMNRFLHWAKENGYYGADPSHFGIDQFYEFLDWLRFDYVNEQTGKEVSGSSVNNHKSSLSALFTTMKNERLIPYNFIKDIPNVESDPVNNKAFTMEELRIIKEELEKTDPYLKHYVSFVIYSLLRPLEICRLKVKDINTKNWLLQVETKTDDLSVRRVIEKLKPTIKEMELEKAPPSYTLFTNQNKPADWDVSLKSKADHFGKRFREVKTRLGFGREYGIYSCRHTAIMNLYNSLVDEGMGEQEILFKLMPITLHKSVVGIKNYLRKHKKSIPPDHSDIYTIEF from the coding sequence ATGAAAAATAAGGATAAAAACGAAAACGTACCCAGAAACGTACCCAGAAATTCTATAATTGAATTAGAAATTTCGATGGCGAAAAAGAGATATTCTATTCCAAAGCTTTACATTCCAAGAGTAAATGGCAAACCAACTGTTGCTCCTGGAAAAAGGTGGTACGTTTATATTCATTGGCGATCCAATCCAGATGGCCCACTCGATAAGAAATTTACTTTTACAAAGAAGATCAATCGGCTTAAAACTATTAAAGAACGAAGAGCTGCAGGGAAACATTTAGCTTCTATTTTAAGCCTTGCTTTAGAGCGAGGATGGGTTCCGGATACCGAAGAGCGAAAGTCTAAGAAAGCAAAACATCGTGGACCACAAATGACACTGGCCACCGCGATGGAATACGCTTATAAAATTAAATTGAAGTCCGGGAAAAAGGAATCTACGCTTAACGGTTATGAGTTTCACATGAATCGTTTTCTACATTGGGCAAAGGAAAACGGTTATTACGGAGCAGATCCTTCACATTTTGGAATTGATCAGTTCTATGAGTTCCTAGATTGGTTACGATTTGATTATGTGAATGAGCAAACCGGGAAAGAAGTCTCCGGTAGTTCAGTAAATAATCATAAATCGAGTCTTTCTGCGTTATTTACTACGATGAAAAATGAGCGGTTAATCCCTTATAACTTTATTAAAGATATTCCGAATGTAGAATCAGATCCGGTAAACAATAAAGCTTTTACTATGGAAGAACTCCGGATCATCAAAGAAGAACTCGAGAAAACAGATCCTTATTTAAAACACTATGTTTCCTTTGTAATTTATTCTTTGTTGCGACCGCTTGAAATCTGCAGGTTAAAGGTAAAAGATATAAATACTAAAAACTGGTTGCTCCAAGTTGAAACTAAAACCGATGATTTAAGCGTAAGACGCGTAATTGAGAAATTGAAACCGACTATAAAAGAAATGGAGTTAGAGAAAGCTCCACCATCCTATACTTTATTTACGAATCAAAATAAACCTGCAGATTGGGATGTTTCCTTGAAAAGTAAGGCAGATCATTTTGGTAAAAGATTTAGAGAAGTCAAGACCAGGTTGGGCTTTGGCAGGGAATACGGGATATACAGCTGCCGGCATACCGCAATTATGAATTTATATAATAGCCTTGTAGATGAAGGAATGGGAGAGCAAGAAATTTTATTTAAATTGATGCCAATAACACTGCATAAGAGTGTTGTGGGGATAAAGAATTATTTAAGAAAGCACAAAAAATCAATTCCACCCGATCATTCAGATATCTACACTATTGAATTTTAA
- a CDS encoding ATP-binding cassette domain-containing protein, producing the protein MKHIAIYAEDHKLVSRLVDDLKKDKKVPGFEEFQHKKGFEHSEAVLQSFIKKDQKHGNSVLVKDQDRSLRTFSSGEKRKALLEFLLKKEPEYLILDDPFDCLDVQSVASFKSRLAEVKSDFAMLQIFRREEDILAFIDEVLIFDSNGKAILKNKADFKENKKEFLAEIKAIPPAPKTFKNIRESLIKLDKVNVSYEERPILTNITWEVKRGEFWKLTGSNGSGKTTILSMVYGDNPKAYGVDLFLFGKKKGSGESVWDIKKKIGYFSPALTELFTRRNTVEDMVISGLVDSVGLYQKPTDKQKALARQWLETLGFRDKAKKIFNDLSNLEKRMLLIARAMIKHPPLLILDEPSTGLDDKSALKITNLINQIAAQSDTAIIYVSHRKEKGLNPDFEFELVPSEKGSVGKLISKVNYQ; encoded by the coding sequence ATGAAGCATATTGCAATTTATGCCGAAGATCACAAATTAGTTTCCCGACTAGTGGATGATCTAAAAAAAGATAAAAAAGTACCCGGATTTGAAGAATTTCAGCATAAAAAAGGATTTGAACATTCTGAAGCTGTTCTTCAAAGTTTTATAAAAAAAGATCAAAAACATGGAAATTCAGTTTTAGTAAAAGATCAGGATCGCAGCTTGAGAACTTTCTCCAGTGGTGAAAAACGTAAAGCTTTACTCGAGTTTTTACTGAAAAAAGAGCCAGAATACCTTATTTTAGACGATCCTTTCGATTGTTTAGATGTGCAATCTGTAGCGAGCTTTAAATCGAGATTGGCTGAAGTGAAATCTGATTTTGCAATGCTACAAATCTTTAGAAGGGAAGAAGATATTTTAGCATTTATCGATGAGGTGCTAATTTTTGATTCCAACGGGAAAGCTATTCTGAAAAATAAAGCCGATTTTAAAGAAAATAAGAAGGAGTTTTTAGCGGAAATAAAGGCGATCCCACCTGCTCCTAAAACTTTTAAAAATATTCGCGAAAGCCTGATTAAGCTGGATAAGGTTAATGTTTCTTATGAAGAACGCCCTATTTTAACGAATATCACCTGGGAAGTGAAGCGAGGTGAATTCTGGAAACTTACCGGCTCAAACGGATCTGGAAAAACCACGATTTTGAGTATGGTTTACGGTGATAACCCAAAAGCTTATGGAGTTGATTTATTTCTCTTCGGAAAGAAAAAAGGAAGCGGCGAATCGGTTTGGGATATCAAGAAAAAAATCGGTTATTTTTCTCCCGCTTTAACGGAACTGTTTACTCGTAGAAATACGGTTGAAGATATGGTGATTTCAGGATTGGTTGATAGTGTTGGCCTTTATCAAAAACCAACAGATAAACAAAAAGCTTTGGCTAGGCAGTGGTTAGAAACTCTAGGTTTTCGGGATAAAGCCAAGAAAATATTTAATGATCTGTCCAATCTTGAAAAGCGAATGCTTCTAATCGCTCGCGCGATGATAAAACATCCACCATTGTTAATTTTAGACGAACCTTCTACAGGTTTAGATGATAAAAGTGCTTTAAAGATCACTAATCTTATCAATCAGATTGCAGCGCAAAGTGACACTGCAATTATTTATGTTTCCCACAGAAAAGAAAAAGGCTTAAACCCCGATTTTGAATTTGAATTGGTTCCTTCGGAAAAAGGATCGGTTGGAAAGCTTATTTCAAAAGTCAATTATCAATGA
- a CDS encoding DUF3800 domain-containing protein codes for MGTYNIYCDESTHIENDGHPYMILSYVSAPYHLLKMYNKSIREMKLNHFYKGEMKWSSLSKSQYPLYNEIIDFFFSNDLNFRAIIVDKAELKHSKFHQDHNTFYDKMYYQLLNKKLEPDCNYNIYIDIKDSYSYLKARNLKNYLERDYSNIRNLQVIRSYESELMQITDVLMGAINYKLRNLNQVTAKNNIIKKIEKLLGKPLNEKTPPYERKFNLFFIKLQ; via the coding sequence ATGGGAACATATAATATATATTGTGATGAAAGTACTCACATAGAAAATGACGGTCATCCTTACATGATTTTATCCTATGTAAGTGCTCCGTATCATCTTTTAAAAATGTATAATAAGAGTATTCGTGAGATGAAACTTAATCATTTTTATAAAGGTGAAATGAAATGGAGCTCTCTTTCGAAATCTCAATATCCTCTTTATAATGAAATAATTGATTTCTTTTTCAGCAACGACCTAAATTTTAGAGCAATAATTGTTGATAAAGCAGAATTAAAACACTCTAAATTTCATCAAGACCATAATACATTTTATGATAAAATGTATTACCAATTACTCAATAAAAAATTAGAACCCGACTGTAATTACAATATTTACATTGACATTAAGGACAGTTACTCATACTTGAAGGCTAGAAACTTAAAGAATTATTTAGAACGCGATTATAGTAACATCAGAAATTTACAAGTAATTAGATCATATGAAAGTGAATTAATGCAAATAACTGATGTACTGATGGGTGCCATTAATTATAAACTCAGAAATTTAAATCAAGTTACTGCTAAAAATAATATTATAAAGAAAATTGAAAAACTACTTGGAAAACCTCTAAACGAGAAGACTCCCCCATATGAAAGAAAATTCAATTTATTCTTTATTAAACTTCAGTAA
- a CDS encoding glycoside hydrolase family 19 protein, whose translation MTLTPLQIFQKDHCLDPDGVFGPKTINAMRIAFQLTIKQTANFAGQCAHESNYFKRQFENLNYSYERLLQIFSYDLDTDRNGILSEAEKQVARILARKPEQIANFVYANQNGNGDEASGDGWLFRGRGPLQLTGRRNYQLFADAMNDQEIMCNPDLVVTKYYFESALWYFDNNHLWNVAKKTDLTSIKQLTKRINGGYHGLDDRIEKTKKFERWLIAA comes from the coding sequence ATGACTTTAACACCGCTTCAGATTTTTCAAAAAGATCATTGTTTAGATCCGGATGGTGTTTTTGGTCCTAAGACAATTAATGCTATGAGAATAGCTTTTCAATTGACTATTAAGCAAACCGCAAACTTTGCGGGGCAATGCGCGCATGAATCTAATTATTTTAAGCGCCAGTTTGAAAACCTGAATTATTCTTATGAACGATTACTACAGATTTTCTCATACGATCTTGATACTGATCGAAATGGTATTCTTTCTGAAGCTGAAAAACAAGTGGCCAGGATCCTGGCAAGAAAACCGGAGCAAATTGCAAACTTTGTTTATGCCAACCAAAATGGAAATGGTGATGAAGCTTCCGGTGATGGTTGGTTATTTCGTGGTCGTGGGCCATTACAATTAACCGGTAGAAGAAATTACCAATTATTCGCTGATGCAATGAACGATCAGGAAATAATGTGCAATCCGGATCTTGTGGTTACTAAATACTATTTTGAGAGTGCATTATGGTATTTCGATAATAATCATTTGTGGAACGTGGCTAAGAAAACAGATCTCACCTCGATTAAGCAACTAACAAAGCGAATCAATGGAGGATATCATGGTTTAGATGATCGTATTGAAAAAACTAAAAAATTCGAAAGATGGTTAATCGCTGCTTAA
- a CDS encoding alpha/beta hydrolase: MKIISILCLFLSFSLSAQIQTLPLWPENKMPNYQKSSEKEEINDGDVVWISKVQQPTLEVYLPVKQTATGQAVLVCPGGGYAGLAYDWEGTQIAKFLNTKGIAAGVLKYRLPGSASVKENFKAPLQDAQRGIRLLRANASAWNIDKNKVGVMGFSAGGHLASTLGTHFQEAFYSAIDSIDSEEIRPDFMILIYPVINMDPEITHQGSRENLLGKNPSAALEMQFSNDLQVTENTPTTFILHASDDGAVPVENSLRMYAALHKNNVKTEMHIYPEGGHGFALANGKYYLENWSERLSDWLKKIE, translated from the coding sequence ATGAAAATAATTAGCATTCTTTGCCTTTTCTTGAGTTTTTCGCTTTCGGCACAAATCCAAACTTTACCACTTTGGCCAGAAAATAAAATGCCCAATTATCAAAAATCTTCAGAAAAAGAAGAGATTAATGATGGTGATGTGGTTTGGATTTCGAAGGTGCAACAACCTACTTTAGAAGTTTATCTTCCGGTTAAACAAACCGCGACCGGCCAGGCGGTTTTGGTTTGTCCCGGTGGCGGTTATGCTGGCCTGGCTTACGATTGGGAAGGTACGCAGATTGCTAAATTTTTAAATACTAAAGGCATCGCAGCCGGAGTCTTGAAATATAGATTACCGGGTTCAGCTTCAGTAAAAGAAAATTTTAAAGCGCCACTGCAAGATGCACAACGTGGTATTCGATTGCTTCGCGCTAATGCTTCAGCATGGAATATTGATAAAAATAAAGTTGGTGTAATGGGCTTTTCTGCCGGTGGGCATTTAGCTTCGACTTTAGGAACGCATTTTCAGGAGGCATTTTATTCAGCAATAGATAGTATAGATTCTGAAGAAATTCGTCCAGACTTTATGATTTTAATTTATCCGGTAATTAACATGGATCCTGAAATTACACATCAGGGCTCACGCGAAAATTTACTGGGGAAAAATCCAAGTGCAGCATTAGAAATGCAGTTTTCTAACGATTTACAAGTAACCGAAAATACACCAACCACGTTTATTTTGCACGCAAGTGACGATGGCGCGGTGCCGGTTGAAAACAGTTTGCGGATGTATGCTGCGCTTCACAAAAATAATGTAAAAACAGAGATGCATATTTATCCTGAAGGAGGGCATGGTTTTGCGCTGGCTAACGGAAAGTATTATCTGGAAAATTGGAGCGAGCGATTAAGTGACTGGCTTAAAAAAATAGAGTAA
- a CDS encoding DUF6712 family protein, with protein MLVKNIETIKKYAIVNYNFSFQVIESQLRKQERKHILSVIGRELYNSWSDADPEEETEKEVFDLLQEASANLALLSYTKVGIVSSSDGGLHISMSQNSKPAEWWQIKDLRVELLNSGLEAIDQALELMEANQSKFESWTNSDQYTIFKELLCSQTAHFQNYYDISKSRLTFLALRPFLRKVEKQFFEGLLGAETLLQIKEGNSAEEKKALETARWAQVSLSIAEIAKEGIFELSSRGLFTVFEEIPGMNRTKADQVELLKLEQSKTNEGNEILKDLVRHLKKFPQIFQDYDQRENQKITNPVINGKSIVSF; from the coding sequence ATGTTAGTTAAGAATATTGAAACCATCAAAAAATACGCAATTGTAAATTACAATTTCAGCTTTCAGGTGATCGAAAGCCAGTTAAGAAAACAAGAGCGAAAACACATCCTTTCTGTAATTGGCAGGGAACTCTATAACTCCTGGAGCGATGCAGATCCGGAAGAAGAAACCGAAAAAGAAGTTTTTGATTTGCTTCAGGAAGCTTCAGCTAATTTGGCTTTGCTAAGCTATACTAAAGTAGGGATTGTGAGCTCTAGCGATGGCGGTTTACATATTTCGATGTCTCAAAATTCGAAGCCTGCAGAATGGTGGCAGATTAAAGATCTTCGAGTAGAACTTTTGAATTCCGGACTAGAAGCGATCGACCAGGCGCTCGAGTTAATGGAAGCTAATCAGTCTAAATTTGAAAGCTGGACAAATTCCGATCAATACACCATTTTTAAAGAATTACTATGTAGCCAAACGGCACATTTCCAAAATTACTACGATATATCTAAAAGCCGTCTCACCTTCCTCGCCTTACGTCCATTCTTGCGAAAAGTAGAAAAACAATTTTTTGAAGGTCTGTTGGGAGCTGAGACGCTTTTACAAATTAAAGAGGGAAATTCTGCTGAAGAAAAGAAAGCCCTCGAAACTGCACGCTGGGCACAAGTATCATTGTCTATTGCTGAAATCGCGAAAGAAGGAATTTTCGAATTATCTTCTCGAGGCCTGTTTACGGTTTTCGAAGAAATCCCCGGAATGAACAGAACCAAGGCAGATCAGGTAGAACTCTTAAAACTGGAACAATCTAAAACCAACGAAGGAAATGAGATCTTAAAAGATCTTGTCCGCCATCTAAAAAAGTTCCCACAAATATTCCAAGATTATGATCAGCGAGAAAACCAAAAAATAACCAATCCCGTGATTAACGGTAAATCCATTGTAAGCTTTTAA
- a CDS encoding BACON domain-containing protein, protein MADNPHEGYELGLNPRSLSITYKKFSGVIPNEIVALLWRYTVEDNIEILDAPQWLFIILEEIWRLDSGKIGRSDYKIAINENIANNLAPGNYSADIKIRGTVSSNLLLGGRSLTYTLQVNLTVLEGSLLDISSRSFTFNYRRGQNPPAKQFLNIKTGNNWSIVTDQTWLSFSQDNGQGNATITLNADPAGINKTSNRANFIVDDGRSKIQGIVWLYVFGSNEEADYLNVTKSLITFSENYQKPPSRSTTFQIDASMNAEITTDANWLQLSPSNVMSGVNQISVKSINTELLEIGSYTSKIEIAGDGFGSVFIDVLLDIVQETTEGLESNKLYFADDRNKLKLGNAGKNAEAILNFTTVGTVQTLRYTKRAPYFQNIANILIGQETDTLLSPQILPPLDTQSFSPVIPIRYDFEVLDKTMGNQLSKLRETFSNIQFLNGKTPTLGKLSYIPENITVPKDGIIAFSILTDEAIDQAIITGDIQTQIPISKTGKVLTFIFNLNEYGLNSKNTFQISFGTINLQVVVKPSDAPSTQLIWLNEWDCPEIFNCDGIFKIIDEEESTVSVRNRDGKEYSTIVDIQEPKSFEINTGNIYSEKEVAFLASVLRSKKIWLEHQGQRWEVLRDFRSLITSETRRYNRNFDLKFNFASK, encoded by the coding sequence ATGGCAGATAATCCACATGAAGGTTACGAATTAGGACTAAATCCAAGAAGTCTTTCTATTACCTATAAAAAATTTTCAGGAGTAATTCCAAATGAGATAGTGGCTTTATTGTGGCGATACACAGTCGAGGATAATATTGAAATTCTTGATGCACCTCAATGGCTTTTTATAATACTTGAAGAGATTTGGAGATTAGACAGTGGCAAAATAGGAAGATCTGATTATAAAATCGCTATAAATGAAAATATAGCTAACAACCTGGCGCCTGGAAATTATTCAGCAGATATTAAAATAAGAGGAACAGTCTCCAGCAATTTACTCTTAGGAGGTAGATCTTTAACATATACACTTCAGGTAAATTTAACGGTTCTAGAAGGTAGCTTACTAGATATTAGTAGCAGATCTTTCACATTCAATTACCGAAGAGGGCAAAACCCTCCTGCTAAACAGTTTCTAAACATTAAAACTGGAAATAATTGGTCTATTGTTACAGATCAAACATGGCTTAGTTTTTCACAAGATAATGGACAAGGCAATGCTACGATTACCTTAAATGCAGATCCCGCAGGGATTAACAAGACAAGTAATCGAGCTAACTTTATTGTTGATGATGGTAGGTCTAAAATTCAAGGAATTGTCTGGTTGTATGTTTTTGGAAGCAATGAAGAAGCAGATTATCTAAACGTCACAAAATCACTAATCACTTTTTCCGAAAATTATCAAAAACCACCCTCTAGATCCACCACGTTTCAGATCGATGCTTCCATGAATGCAGAAATTACAACCGATGCTAATTGGCTGCAACTATCTCCGAGTAATGTGATGAGTGGTGTTAATCAGATTTCTGTCAAAAGTATTAACACTGAATTATTAGAAATTGGTAGTTATACTTCAAAAATTGAAATTGCAGGTGATGGTTTCGGTTCGGTTTTTATAGATGTGCTTCTAGATATTGTTCAAGAAACGACGGAAGGTTTAGAAAGCAATAAATTATACTTTGCCGATGATCGTAATAAGTTGAAATTAGGAAATGCCGGAAAAAATGCAGAAGCTATATTGAATTTTACTACTGTAGGGACAGTCCAAACCTTAAGATATACGAAACGCGCGCCCTATTTTCAGAACATAGCTAACATCCTTATAGGACAGGAAACGGACACTTTATTAAGTCCCCAAATCTTACCGCCCCTAGATACGCAGTCTTTCTCGCCTGTGATTCCTATTCGGTATGATTTTGAGGTTCTTGATAAAACTATGGGGAATCAGCTTAGCAAGTTAAGAGAAACGTTTTCAAATATTCAATTCCTAAATGGAAAAACTCCAACTTTAGGAAAACTCTCATATATTCCAGAAAATATAACGGTTCCAAAAGATGGTATAATAGCATTTTCAATTCTAACTGATGAGGCCATAGACCAGGCGATAATTACGGGTGATATTCAAACCCAAATTCCCATCTCCAAAACAGGGAAAGTACTAACGTTTATTTTCAATCTAAATGAATATGGATTAAATTCAAAAAACACCTTTCAGATAAGTTTCGGCACAATTAATTTACAGGTAGTTGTTAAACCTTCAGATGCTCCTTCAACTCAATTAATATGGCTCAATGAATGGGATTGCCCTGAAATTTTTAATTGTGATGGTATATTCAAAATTATAGATGAAGAAGAAAGTACTGTTTCTGTAAGAAATAGAGATGGCAAAGAATATAGCACAATTGTGGACATTCAAGAGCCTAAATCATTCGAGATTAACACTGGTAATATTTACAGCGAGAAAGAAGTTGCTTTCCTAGCTAGTGTTTTAAGATCTAAAAAAATCTGGCTAGAACACCAGGGACAACGCTGGGAAGTTCTAAGAGATTTTAGGAGTCTCATAACTTCAGAAACTAGACGATATAATAGAAACTTTGATCTAAAATTTAACTTCGCTTCGAAATGA